A genomic window from Lactobacillus sp. ESL0677 includes:
- a CDS encoding LysR family transcriptional regulator, protein MNLNQLYYFREVADQKQYTKAATNLFIGQPTLSVAIKQLESELNCQLFIHSGHNVELTKYGRSFYATVTKTLNSLENGKRRLTQMVSQDQRNIHIAGIPTAIGTLLPKLVKKFKADSLTKAHFIYHDNPSLQICQGISAGRYDLGICSFVPEFEDFTYLPLYTEDIIAIVAKESDLAEITEITPEELRGDNLITYSKKIQIGKDVTAALLASTPDLTITNRLHDELAIAGQVIADNAVGIVANTIYLSGFSIHKIKLTLPKDTRQVYLVYNSDREMSPEILNFIDFLKSNKDFIQKTVTQALI, encoded by the coding sequence ATGAATCTAAATCAACTATATTATTTTCGAGAAGTAGCTGATCAAAAACAATACACCAAAGCTGCAACCAATCTGTTTATTGGACAACCGACTCTTTCAGTTGCAATTAAACAGTTAGAATCAGAATTAAATTGTCAACTTTTCATCCATTCAGGACATAATGTTGAACTAACAAAATACGGTCGAAGCTTCTATGCGACTGTCACCAAAACCCTAAATTCATTAGAAAATGGCAAAAGAAGACTCACCCAGATGGTTAGTCAAGATCAACGCAATATTCATATTGCTGGCATTCCAACTGCTATTGGTACTCTATTGCCTAAACTTGTTAAAAAATTTAAAGCAGATAGCTTAACAAAGGCACATTTTATTTACCATGACAATCCTTCCTTACAAATTTGCCAAGGAATCAGTGCTGGACGCTATGATCTTGGAATTTGTTCATTTGTACCGGAATTTGAAGACTTTACCTATCTACCTCTATACACTGAAGATATTATTGCAATTGTTGCCAAAGAAAGTGATCTTGCAGAAATTACAGAAATAACGCCAGAAGAATTACGCGGTGACAACCTAATCACATATTCAAAAAAGATTCAAATTGGTAAGGATGTTACGGCAGCGCTTTTAGCAAGTACACCAGATCTCACAATCACCAATCGATTGCACGATGAATTAGCAATTGCTGGTCAGGTAATCGCCGATAACGCAGTTGGGATTGTTGCCAATACCATTTATCTAAGTGGTTTTAGTATTCACAAAATCAAACTTACTTTACCTAAAGATACAAGACAAGTTTATCTTGTTTATAATTCTGACAGAGAGATGTCACCAGAGATCTTAAATTTTATTGATTTTTTAAAGAGTAACAAAGATTTTATTCAAAAAACTGTTACTCAAGCCTTAATTTAA
- a CDS encoding MFS transporter: MKKGESYVGAAASVYLNYAVVGAATIFISQYREVLAQSWHATATAISLVMAMVGLGRIITILFAGAISDKIGRKKTLLIALGCDAIFLIGASFANNVWVAGIAAMFFGATNSFGDTAGYPALADAFPDKTATMNSFVKASMQIMQMIFPFCVKLIHDPRITACILVLLLFIDAVITMKAAFAPQLEEAKVDEQEKNTEDKVEGVSQPKLAVDGLMLITLGFTMCFTFYIFSLYAPYYGQYVLNESAANANQLVSWYSIASLISVFVTSVLVTKIKRLTLIIVYSLISALGLLFMVLSPSLIAGEVGSLLIGFFAAGGIWQVGLSVLTSYFPQGHGKITSYYSFAPAVVYFVAPLVAAFVLKANSISTLAVFWITAIITIISVALTLILIIRSRKFKVEN, translated from the coding sequence ATGAAAAAAGGAGAAAGTTACGTTGGTGCAGCTGCTTCAGTTTATCTAAACTATGCAGTTGTCGGTGCCGCAACAATTTTCATTAGTCAATATCGTGAAGTTTTAGCTCAATCTTGGCATGCAACAGCTACAGCAATTTCGCTAGTGATGGCAATGGTTGGTCTAGGTAGAATTATTACAATTCTATTTGCTGGTGCAATTTCAGATAAAATTGGTAGAAAGAAAACATTACTAATTGCTTTAGGATGTGATGCAATTTTCTTAATTGGTGCATCGTTTGCAAATAATGTATGGGTAGCTGGAATTGCCGCCATGTTCTTTGGTGCAACTAATTCATTTGGGGACACAGCTGGTTATCCAGCATTGGCCGATGCCTTTCCAGACAAAACTGCAACAATGAATTCATTCGTAAAAGCATCAATGCAGATTATGCAAATGATTTTTCCATTTTGTGTTAAGTTGATTCACGATCCAAGAATTACAGCTTGTATATTAGTTTTACTTTTATTCATTGATGCAGTTATTACTATGAAAGCAGCTTTTGCACCACAGCTTGAGGAAGCAAAAGTTGATGAACAGGAAAAGAATACTGAAGATAAAGTTGAGGGTGTGAGTCAACCTAAATTAGCCGTTGATGGTTTAATGCTAATTACTTTGGGCTTTACGATGTGCTTTACTTTCTATATCTTTTCATTGTATGCACCATATTATGGCCAATATGTTTTAAATGAATCAGCCGCAAATGCTAATCAACTAGTTTCATGGTATTCAATTGCTTCATTAATTTCAGTTTTTGTGACTTCAGTATTGGTAACCAAAATTAAACGGTTAACTTTAATTATAGTTTATTCTCTTATATCAGCTTTAGGGCTACTCTTTATGGTACTTAGTCCATCGTTAATTGCTGGTGAAGTTGGTTCATTATTAATTGGGTTCTTTGCTGCAGGAGGAATTTGGCAGGTTGGCTTATCAGTTTTAACATCATATTTCCCACAAGGTCATGGTAAGATTACGTCTTATTATAGTTTTGCACCTGCAGTTGTGTATTTTGTAGCGCCATTAGTAGCCGCTTTTGTTTTGAAGGCTAATTCAATTAGTACCTTAGCCGTATTTTGGATTACTGCAATCATTACAATTATTTCAGTTGCTTTGACATTAATATTAATTATTCGCAGTCGCAAATTTAAAGTTGAAAATTAG